The Deltaproteobacteria bacterium DNA window CGCGCGTGCCGGCGAGGAGGCCGGGCTTCATCGTCGCGAGCGACATCATCGCGGCCTTCATCGTTTCCACATCCGGCGTTTCGCCGGGCTTCGGCATCATCTTCGCGGCAAGCGTCTGCTGCGTGGGACGGACTTCGACAAGCGTCTGCACCACGCGCGGCGTCGGCAGACCGATACGCACCGGCTCCCACGTCGCGCCGTCCGCCGAGCGCAGAACGCCCGTGCCCTTCATCGACGCGTAGATGTGCGTGTCGGTGGCGTAGAGCGCCAGCACCTGCGTGGTCGGGCCGGAATCGACGACCTGCTCGGGTTCCGGCTCGGGTGTCGTCTCGTCATCGACGAGCGGCGCGTCGAACTTGGGCACGGGCGCGGTGCGCGACTCGCGCGGCGGTCCCGGCAGGAATAACCAGCCGATGAGCGCGCCGACGGCGAGCCCGGCGACGAGCATCGCCGCGATGCCGCGCCACGTCGTGCGGCCCGTCGTGCGCCCCGGCCCGTTCGTCATCTTGTGGCCCGCCTAGCGCAGTTCGCCGAGCGCGCGGCCGATGCGCGCGAGGCCCTCGCGGATCAGCTCGTCGCTCGTCGCGTAGGACAGGCGGATGTTGGCGTCCGCGCCGAACGCGCCGCCGGGCACCGCCGCGACCTTGACCGCGTCGAGCAGGTACTCGCACAGCGAGAACGAATCGGTGATCGCCTTACCGCCCGCGCTCTTGCCGAAATGCGCCGAGAAATTGGGGAAGACGTAGAACGCGCCCTGCGGCGGGAAGCACGTCACGCCCGGCATGGCGGCGAGCAGGTCGAGCATCAGCCGCCGCCGCCGCGCGAAGGCCTGGAACATCTCCTGCCAGATCGCGTGATCGGCGTTCAGGGCGAAGGTCGCCGCGCGCTGCGCCACGGTGGTCATGCCCGAGGTGGACTGACTCTGCAGATTGGCCATGGCCTTGATGACCGGCGCGGGCGCGAGGGCGTAGCCGATGCGCCATCCCGTCATGGCGTAGGTCTTCGACACGCCGCTGACGAGGATGGTGCGTTCCTTGAGGCGCGGATCGAGGGTCGGGAAGCTGACGAACTCGAAGCCGTCGTAAACGAGGTGCTCGTAGATCTCGTCGCTGACCATCACGAGGTCGCGCTCGATCACGAGACGCGCGATGTCGGCGAGCTGCGCCCGGCTGTACGCTGCACCCGTGGGGTTCGACGGCGAATTGAGCATGATCGCGCGCGTTTTGGGCGTGATC harbors:
- a CDS encoding pyridoxal phosphate-dependent aminotransferase, which translates into the protein MKISRKIAAIPPSATMAIDGKAKALQAEGHDVVSFGAGEPDFDTPTPIKDAAKAALDAGASKYTPVAGEAALRKAIAAKYKRDYALDYTAEETIVTCGGKHALYQIFLSILEPGDEVLIPAPYWVSYPPMVELADGVPVIVPTDESTGFAATAEMLAAKITPKTRAIMLNSPSNPTGAAYSRAQLADIARLVIERDLVMVSDEIYEHLVYDGFEFVSFPTLDPRLKERTILVSGVSKTYAMTGWRIGYALAPAPVIKAMANLQSQSTSGMTTVAQRAATFALNADHAIWQEMFQAFARRRRLMLDLLAAMPGVTCFPPQGAFYVFPNFSAHFGKSAGGKAITDSFSLCEYLLDAVKVAAVPGGAFGADANIRLSYATSDELIREGLARIGRALGELR